A single Halarcobacter anaerophilus DNA region contains:
- the pckA gene encoding phosphoenolpyruvate carboxykinase (ATP), translated as MSEIKDTLGLENVGTVYRNLDVDTLIQHAVENEGAKVSSTGALMIDTGIFTGRSPRDKFFVNQDPSNKYIAWGDINFKVSKEVYEDLEVISKKQLSNKDLYVTDVYCGASLDSRKSVRFITEVAWQAHFIQNMFIIPAEEDLENFEPEFTIYNSCKTVDMAYASHGLNSEVFVVFNIEENTALIGGTWYAGEMKKGVFSMMNYWLPLEGKLSMHCSANVGKDGDTALFFGLSGTGKTTLSTDPNRALIGDDEHGWDDKGVFNFEGGCYAKVINLDAESEPDIYHAIKKGAILENVVADENGVVDYTDGSKTENTRVSYPIGHIPNHKRDLRGDHPQNIIFLCADAFGVLPPVAKLDKSQAMYYFLSGYTAKVAGTERGITEPVATFSSCFGEAFLPLNPTVYAELLGEKIDKHNVHVYLVNTGWTGGPYGIGTRMSIKNTRACINGILDGSIHDSEFETLPIFNLQIPKTLHGVETKVLNPRNTWEDKESYDETALKLAGMYIENYSKKYLTLESDYDFTTAGPKLS; from the coding sequence ATGTCAGAAATCAAAGATACACTTGGACTTGAAAATGTGGGAACAGTGTATAGAAATCTTGATGTTGATACATTAATTCAACATGCAGTCGAAAATGAAGGGGCAAAGGTCTCTTCAACAGGTGCTTTAATGATAGATACCGGAATATTCACGGGTAGAAGTCCTAGAGATAAATTCTTTGTAAACCAAGACCCTTCAAATAAATACATTGCTTGGGGAGATATAAATTTTAAAGTATCTAAAGAAGTTTATGAAGATTTAGAAGTAATCTCTAAAAAACAGTTAAGTAACAAAGATTTGTATGTAACAGATGTATATTGCGGAGCATCTTTAGATAGTAGAAAATCAGTAAGATTTATCACTGAAGTAGCTTGGCAAGCACATTTCATTCAAAATATGTTTATAATCCCAGCAGAAGAGGATTTAGAAAATTTTGAACCTGAATTTACAATCTATAACTCTTGTAAAACTGTAGATATGGCATATGCTAGTCATGGACTAAACTCTGAAGTTTTTGTTGTATTTAATATTGAAGAAAATACTGCATTAATCGGTGGAACATGGTACGCAGGAGAGATGAAAAAAGGTGTTTTCTCTATGATGAATTACTGGTTGCCTCTTGAAGGTAAACTTTCAATGCATTGTTCTGCTAATGTAGGTAAAGACGGTGATACTGCACTTTTCTTTGGTTTATCGGGAACAGGGAAAACAACACTATCTACTGATCCAAACAGAGCTTTAATCGGTGATGATGAACATGGTTGGGATGATAAAGGTGTATTCAACTTTGAAGGTGGATGTTATGCAAAAGTTATAAACTTAGATGCAGAGTCAGAACCTGATATTTATCATGCAATTAAAAAAGGTGCAATTTTAGAAAATGTTGTTGCAGATGAAAATGGAGTTGTAGATTATACTGACGGAAGTAAAACGGAAAATACAAGAGTATCTTATCCTATTGGGCATATTCCAAATCATAAAAGAGATTTAAGAGGAGATCATCCTCAAAATATTATCTTCTTATGTGCAGATGCTTTTGGTGTTTTACCTCCTGTTGCGAAACTTGATAAAAGTCAAGCAATGTACTATTTCTTAAGTGGTTATACTGCAAAAGTTGCCGGAACGGAAAGAGGTATTACAGAACCTGTTGCAACTTTTAGTTCTTGTTTCGGTGAAGCTTTTTTACCTCTTAATCCTACTGTTTATGCAGAACTTCTCGGTGAAAAAATTGATAAACACAATGTACATGTTTATTTAGTTAATACAGGATGGACAGGTGGTCCGTATGGAATCGGTACTAGAATGAGTATCAAAAATACAAGAGCTTGTATAAATGGAATTCTGGATGGGTCTATTCATGACTCTGAATTTGAAACTCTACCTATTTTCAATTTGCAAATTCCAAAAACATTACATGGTGTAGAAACAAAAGTGCTTAATCCAAGAAATACTTGGGAAGACAAAGAATCATATGATGAAACTGCATTAAAACTTGCAGGAATGTATATAGAGAATTACTCTAAAAAGTATTTAACTCTAGAAAGCGATTATGATTTTACTACTGCCGGACCGAAACTTTCATAA
- a CDS encoding PLDc N-terminal domain-containing protein: MQINSDKEINFEKPYRPTWLVITLILQSLLISYLIYATHNIWGYMCLDEELFWKEINNLTTFTFLVFGVLILINLLFWFYSIISVLKNDFKKDINKVCWLITLFLAPFFGMLYLDFEEIQITKKG; the protein is encoded by the coding sequence ATGCAAATAAACTCAGATAAAGAAATCAACTTTGAAAAGCCTTATCGTCCTACTTGGTTAGTAATAACTTTAATCTTACAAAGCCTATTAATATCTTATCTAATATATGCGACTCATAATATTTGGGGATACATGTGCCTAGATGAAGAATTATTTTGGAAAGAGATAAATAATTTAACAACATTTACTTTTTTAGTTTTTGGTGTTTTAATTCTTATTAATTTACTATTCTGGTTCTACTCTATTATTTCAGTATTAAAAAACGATTTTAAAAAAGATATAAATAAAGTCTGCTGGTTAATAACTCTATTTTTAGCACCTTTTTTTGGGATGTTATATTTAGACTTTGAAGAAATACAAATAACAAAAAAAGGGTAA
- a CDS encoding S24 family peptidase, whose product MLIVNEIIEKLKDILSKDGKLGKIFDKDVAKALDLSQVNFATMKNRGKIPYSNILDFCAKKKISINWLLYNQNPGSLVDSTDKYWIRYYPEVNVSAGGGAYESDDSYESMEVPPYFMNMLGGKENLKNIDAINVVGDSMEPTLNSDNIIFIDKTRTDLNRDGIYAFTTTHGLFVKRMQRRVDGKLDVISDNKDYPTQILDKDEIFVVGKVISSFGMIY is encoded by the coding sequence ATGCTAATAGTAAATGAAATTATTGAAAAATTGAAAGATATTTTGAGTAAAGACGGAAAATTAGGAAAAATTTTTGATAAAGATGTTGCAAAAGCTTTGGATTTGAGTCAAGTTAATTTTGCCACAATGAAAAACAGAGGGAAAATACCTTATTCAAATATATTAGATTTTTGTGCAAAGAAAAAAATATCAATAAATTGGCTTCTTTATAATCAAAATCCCGGTTCTTTAGTGGACTCTACGGATAAATATTGGATTAGATATTATCCTGAGGTTAATGTAAGTGCAGGTGGGGGTGCTTATGAAAGTGATGATTCATATGAAAGTATGGAAGTTCCTCCTTATTTTATGAATATGTTAGGTGGAAAAGAAAATTTAAAAAATATTGATGCTATTAATGTAGTAGGGGATTCAATGGAACCTACATTAAACAGTGACAATATTATTTTTATTGATAAAACAAGAACAGATTTGAACAGAGACGGGATTTATGCTTTTACAACAACTCACGGTCTTTTTGTAAAAAGAATGCAAAGAAGAGTTGACGGGAAACTTGATGTAATTTCAGATAATAAAGACTATCCAACCCAAATTTTAGACAAAGATGAAATATTTGTAGTTGGAAAAGTTATTAGTAGTTTTGGAATGATATATTAA
- the metG gene encoding methionine--tRNA ligase — protein sequence MENSCKNVYITTPIYYVNDVAHIGHAYTTIIADMLARYSRLVGHKTFFLTGTDEHGQKIAQSAEARGKTPKEYADEVSGKFRKLWDDFDISYDKFIRTTDEEHKIGVQKAFETMYNKGDIYKGEYEGYYCVSCETFFTEKQLVDEEFCPDCGKPTNIVKEESFFFKLSKYEDRLLKWYEEKEDCILPRSKKNEIINFVKSGLKDLSISRTSFDWGVKLPESINEPKHVMYVWLDALLNYITALGYGTDEKNMEYWPAKIQLVGKDILRFHSIYWPAFLMSLDLPLPDHIAAHGWWTRDGEKMSKSKGNVVNPKEVADAYGLDAFRYFMLREVPFGQDGDFSQKALIDRINSDLGNDLGNLLNRISGMSGKYFDFKINSKDVKKFHQKELDEVNAILENVEDYIYNMQLNRYLEDIWKVLTIANKAIGDYEPWAKMKEGKDDEAMALVALITNVMAKVALLLDSVMPEKIAKIAKSLGINIDTDTYNKLIVNKELIPETTITKVEQLFPRIEEVLLEQAKVTDVSKAEVETKSSKKEQKEEEPDNLITIDKFFETTLKIGTIVEAQEVPKSKKLLKLQVDLAEGKNRQILAGIKEFYSPDELIGTQACVVANLKPAKLMGMVSEGMLLAARDENGLCLVRPEKAKKSGTKIS from the coding sequence ATGGAAAATAGTTGTAAGAATGTTTATATTACTACTCCAATTTATTATGTAAATGATGTAGCTCATATCGGGCATGCATACACAACAATTATTGCAGATATGTTAGCAAGATATTCAAGACTTGTGGGGCATAAAACATTTTTTTTAACAGGTACTGATGAACACGGTCAAAAAATCGCTCAAAGTGCAGAAGCTAGAGGGAAAACACCCAAAGAGTATGCAGATGAAGTATCAGGCAAATTTAGAAAACTATGGGATGATTTTGATATTTCATACGATAAATTTATCAGAACTACAGATGAAGAACATAAAATTGGAGTTCAAAAAGCATTTGAAACTATGTATAACAAAGGTGATATTTACAAAGGTGAATATGAAGGATATTATTGCGTATCTTGTGAAACTTTTTTTACGGAAAAGCAACTTGTAGATGAAGAGTTTTGTCCTGATTGCGGGAAACCTACAAATATTGTAAAAGAAGAGAGCTTTTTCTTTAAACTATCTAAATATGAAGATAGATTGTTAAAATGGTATGAAGAGAAAGAAGACTGTATTTTACCAAGATCAAAAAAGAATGAAATTATTAACTTCGTAAAAAGCGGATTAAAAGACTTATCTATTTCAAGAACATCTTTTGATTGGGGAGTAAAACTTCCTGAATCGATAAATGAACCAAAACATGTTATGTATGTTTGGTTAGATGCTTTACTTAACTATATTACTGCTTTAGGATATGGAACAGATGAAAAAAATATGGAGTATTGGCCTGCTAAAATACAACTTGTAGGAAAAGATATTTTAAGATTTCACTCAATCTACTGGCCTGCATTTTTAATGTCTTTAGATTTACCTCTTCCTGATCATATTGCAGCTCACGGTTGGTGGACAAGAGACGGAGAAAAGATGTCTAAATCAAAAGGAAATGTAGTAAATCCTAAAGAAGTTGCCGATGCTTACGGTTTAGATGCTTTTAGATATTTTATGTTAAGAGAAGTTCCTTTCGGACAAGACGGTGATTTTTCTCAAAAAGCTTTAATTGATAGAATAAATTCAGACTTAGGAAATGATTTAGGAAATCTTCTAAACAGAATTTCAGGGATGAGCGGAAAATATTTTGATTTTAAAATAAACTCAAAAGATGTAAAAAAATTTCATCAAAAAGAGTTAGATGAAGTAAATGCAATTTTAGAAAATGTAGAAGATTATATCTACAATATGCAATTAAACAGATATTTAGAAGATATTTGGAAAGTTTTAACAATTGCAAACAAAGCAATCGGTGATTATGAACCTTGGGCAAAAATGAAAGAAGGAAAAGATGACGAAGCTATGGCTTTGGTAGCTTTAATTACAAATGTTATGGCTAAAGTAGCCCTACTTTTAGATTCTGTTATGCCGGAAAAAATTGCAAAAATTGCAAAATCTTTGGGAATAAATATAGATACGGATACTTATAATAAATTAATCGTAAATAAAGAGTTGATTCCTGAAACAACTATTACAAAAGTTGAGCAACTATTTCCTAGAATTGAAGAAGTTTTATTGGAACAAGCAAAAGTTACAGATGTATCAAAAGCGGAAGTTGAAACAAAATCTTCTAAAAAAGAGCAGAAAGAAGAAGAACCTGACAATTTAATTACAATTGATAAGTTCTTTGAAACAACTTTAAAAATAGGAACAATTGTAGAAGCTCAAGAAGTTCCAAAATCTAAAAAACTCTTAAAACTTCAAGTAGATTTGGCAGAAGGAAAAAACAGACAAATCTTAGCAGGAATAAAAGAGTTCTATTCTCCGGATGAATTAATAGGAACACAAGCTTGTGTTGTTGCTAATTTAAAACCTGCAAAACTTATGGGAATGGTAAGTGAAGGTATGCTTTTAGCGGCACGTGATGAAAACGGTTTATGTTTAGTAAGACCTGAAAAAGCTAAAAAATCAGGGACGAAGATAAGCTAG
- a CDS encoding OadG family protein gives METNLIAEAVKFMVLGMGIVFMFLIVMVYALKLQAKIVGKYFPQKRVEPAKPKATTEASNNTANTAKIAAIIAAVQHHKNLKG, from the coding sequence ATGGAAACAAACTTAATTGCTGAAGCAGTAAAGTTTATGGTATTAGGTATGGGAATAGTTTTTATGTTCCTAATCGTCATGGTTTATGCTCTTAAGCTCCAAGCTAAGATAGTGGGGAAGTATTTCCCTCAAAAAAGAGTTGAACCTGCTAAACCAAAAGCTACTACTGAAGCTTCTAATAATACTGCAAACACTGCAAAAATAGCCGCTATCATAGCTGCTGTACAACATCACAAAAATCTAAAAGGTTAA
- a CDS encoding sodium ion-translocating decarboxylase subunit beta, producing the protein MNKKIMASMLIIFFTIFNVTLFANSDQEVVKEDSNTEVVHEYKPKSITELMSSFYETTGINAILNPSDDVMTSEPNPDHIRPMTTFEQTWGRIIMFAIVILLFYLAIAKGFEPLLLLPIAFGGLLANIPLADMGGAHGMLGIIYNMGIANEFFPLLIFMGVGAMTDFTPLLANPKSAILGGAAQFGIFGSLVGAVALGFDLQTASAISIIGGADGPTSIFIANRLAPEMLGAIAVAAYSYMALVPVIQPPIMKALTTEAERKIKMPKLRKVHRLENLFLPIVILFLAVLFLPESTPLIGAFAFGNFLKQSGVVERLSDTMQNSLINIVTIFLGLGVGSKLAADKFLVLETLGIMVIGLIAFAVGTAAGVLMAKIMNKFSSEETKVNPLIGAAGVSAVPMAARVVSKVGQEYDRSNVLLMHAMGPNVAGVIGSAVAAGVLLSIFK; encoded by the coding sequence ATGAATAAAAAAATTATGGCTTCTATGCTGATAATCTTTTTTACTATCTTTAACGTAACGCTTTTTGCCAATAGTGATCAAGAAGTTGTAAAAGAAGATAGTAATACAGAAGTTGTGCATGAATATAAGCCAAAATCAATAACAGAATTAATGTCATCTTTTTATGAAACAACAGGGATTAATGCTATTTTAAATCCAAGTGATGATGTTATGACTTCTGAACCTAATCCTGATCATATAAGACCTATGACAACTTTTGAACAAACCTGGGGTAGAATTATTATGTTTGCTATAGTAATTCTTCTTTTTTATCTTGCTATTGCAAAAGGATTTGAGCCTTTATTACTTTTACCGATTGCTTTTGGAGGACTTTTGGCAAATATCCCTTTAGCAGACATGGGTGGAGCTCACGGAATGTTAGGTATTATCTATAATATGGGTATTGCAAATGAATTTTTCCCTCTACTTATTTTTATGGGTGTAGGAGCAATGACTGACTTTACCCCTCTTTTGGCAAATCCTAAATCTGCTATTTTAGGCGGTGCAGCACAATTTGGAATTTTCGGTTCTTTAGTAGGTGCAGTTGCATTAGGTTTTGACTTGCAAACTGCTTCGGCAATTTCAATTATCGGTGGTGCCGATGGTCCCACATCAATCTTTATTGCAAATAGATTGGCTCCTGAAATGTTAGGAGCGATAGCGGTTGCTGCTTACTCTTATATGGCTTTAGTACCTGTAATTCAACCTCCTATTATGAAGGCTTTGACAACTGAAGCGGAGAGAAAAATCAAAATGCCGAAGTTAAGAAAAGTACATAGATTAGAGAATCTTTTCTTACCTATCGTTATTTTATTCTTGGCAGTATTGTTCTTGCCTGAATCAACTCCTTTAATCGGAGCCTTTGCATTTGGAAATTTCTTAAAACAATCAGGAGTTGTTGAGAGACTTTCTGATACAATGCAGAATTCATTAATTAACATAGTAACAATTTTCCTAGGATTAGGAGTCGGTTCTAAATTAGCTGCCGATAAATTTCTTGTTCTGGAAACATTGGGAATTATGGTTATAGGTCTTATAGCATTTGCAGTAGGAACGGCTGCCGGTGTATTAATGGCTAAAATAATGAATAAATTTTCATCAGAAGAGACAAAAGTAAACCCACTAATAGGAGCTGCTGGAGTATCAGCAGTACCGATGGCGGCAAGGGTTGTAAGTAAAGTGGGACAGGAATATGATAGATCAAATGTATTATTAATGCATGCTATGGGTCCTAACGTTGCAGGAGTTATTGGTTCTGCCGTAGCTGCTGGTGTACTTTTATCAATTTTTAAATAA
- a CDS encoding bifunctional 3,4-dihydroxy-2-butanone 4-phosphate synthase/GTP cyclohydrolase II: MDSTRRVKEAIEEIQKGNMVIMLDDEDRENEGDLVYAAPLSTPQKVNFMASHAKGLICVSVTKETANRLELNPMVAANTSSYETAFTVSVDDADAATGISAGERDSTIKILSNPISQPVQLVRPGHIFPLIAKDGGVLVRTGHTEGSVDLCKLAGLNGEAVICEIMKEDGTMARRDDLDIFAKKHNLKQIYISDLVEYRLSHEKLVEEISSKESSFFNTPTIKREFKDHLGQIHTTIQFGELKDLTHVKFHTIIPDIDLFLNDEKLHSMLKTINFLQAKGGLLIFLDEDTVNKESQKDFGIGAQILNYLNVKKIKLMTSGGKHSFVGLTGFGLEIVEEIQIEC, translated from the coding sequence ATGGATTCAACAAGAAGAGTTAAAGAGGCTATTGAAGAGATTCAAAAAGGAAATATGGTCATTATGCTAGATGATGAGGATAGAGAAAATGAAGGTGATTTGGTTTATGCAGCGCCTTTAAGTACTCCTCAAAAAGTTAATTTTATGGCAAGTCATGCAAAAGGTTTGATTTGTGTTTCTGTAACAAAAGAGACGGCAAATAGATTAGAATTAAATCCTATGGTTGCTGCAAATACATCATCATATGAAACTGCATTTACCGTTTCAGTGGATGATGCAGATGCTGCTACGGGAATTAGTGCAGGAGAAAGAGATAGTACAATTAAAATATTATCAAATCCCATTTCTCAACCTGTTCAACTTGTAAGACCGGGGCATATATTTCCTCTTATTGCAAAAGACGGTGGAGTATTAGTTAGAACAGGGCATACGGAAGGTTCTGTGGATTTATGTAAATTGGCGGGACTTAACGGGGAAGCTGTAATTTGTGAAATTATGAAAGAAGACGGTACTATGGCAAGAAGAGATGATTTGGATATTTTTGCCAAAAAACATAATTTAAAACAGATATATATATCGGATTTGGTAGAGTACAGATTATCTCATGAAAAACTTGTTGAAGAGATTTCCTCAAAAGAATCAAGTTTTTTTAATACACCGACAATAAAAAGAGAATTCAAAGATCATTTGGGACAAATACATACAACTATACAATTTGGAGAGTTAAAAGATCTTACCCATGTTAAATTTCATACGATTATTCCGGATATAGATCTTTTCTTAAATGATGAGAAACTTCACTCAATGTTAAAAACAATAAACTTTCTACAAGCAAAAGGAGGATTATTGATATTTTTAGATGAAGATACTGTAAACAAAGAATCACAAAAAGATTTTGGAATAGGCGCACAGATTTTAAACTATCTAAATGTTAAAAAAATAAAGTTAATGACAAGTGGAGGGAAACACTCTTTTGTTGGACTTACAGGGTTTGGTTTGGAAATTGTTGAAGAGATTCAAATAGAGTGTTAG
- a CDS encoding biotin/lipoyl-containing protein — translation MAKKYIDVMDTTFRDGFQSVFGGRVLMNDFFPAVEAAKEAGITHFEFGGGARFQSLFFYLQENAFEMMDKFREIVGPDANLQTLARGINTVMLDTGSRELVEMHAKMFSKHGVTTIRNFDALNDVQNLEYSAECIKKYGLNHEVVVTLMDLPPGCVGAHDVAFYEKTLRNILDSNLPFDSLCFKDASGTSSPQKVYDTVKMARKLVGEDIHIRLHTHETAGVSVACYLAALEAGADGIDLAASPVSGGTSQPDILTMMHAVKGKDYDLGGLELEKVLKYQEVLNDCLKDYFIPPEATQVSPLIPFSPMPGGALTANTQMMRDNGTLDKFPEVIKAMREVVEKGGYGTSVTPVSQFYWQQAYANVMFGPWKQIAPGYGKMVLGYFGKTPVKPDEKVVAFAAEKLKLEPTTENPLDIADRDEKKTMSYWRGRLEEEGIETSDENVFIAAACNEKGIAFLKGNGPLSVRKNSDQTCENDKECEVGENKGMSNATGNYTVVVDGQKFNVTVAEGDADIQVTPVAEKSNPAPSAAAPASTGGTEVPATVAGNVWKVNVKVGDSVKQGDVVAILEAMKMEIDVEAPCDGTVSAILANPSDPVEEGQAIATIS, via the coding sequence ATGGCTAAGAAATATATAGATGTCATGGATACTACTTTTAGGGATGGATTTCAGTCTGTCTTTGGAGGTAGAGTTTTAATGAACGATTTCTTTCCAGCTGTTGAAGCTGCAAAAGAAGCTGGTATAACACATTTCGAATTTGGTGGAGGAGCTAGATTCCAATCTCTTTTCTTCTACTTACAAGAAAATGCTTTTGAAATGATGGATAAATTTAGAGAAATTGTTGGTCCTGATGCAAATTTACAAACATTAGCAAGAGGTATTAATACAGTTATGTTAGATACCGGTTCTAGGGAATTGGTTGAAATGCATGCAAAAATGTTCTCTAAACACGGTGTTACGACAATTAGAAATTTCGATGCACTAAATGATGTACAAAACTTGGAATATTCTGCTGAATGTATTAAAAAATATGGATTAAATCATGAAGTTGTTGTAACACTTATGGATTTGCCTCCGGGTTGTGTCGGAGCACACGATGTTGCTTTTTATGAAAAAACATTAAGAAATATATTAGATAGTAACCTTCCATTTGATTCTTTATGTTTTAAAGATGCGTCAGGTACTTCTTCTCCTCAAAAAGTATATGATACTGTGAAAATGGCAAGAAAGCTTGTCGGTGAAGATATTCATATTAGACTTCATACTCATGAAACAGCAGGTGTTTCCGTAGCATGCTATTTGGCAGCTTTAGAAGCAGGTGCAGATGGTATCGACTTAGCTGCTTCTCCTGTTTCAGGAGGAACTTCTCAACCTGATATTTTAACAATGATGCATGCCGTAAAAGGTAAAGATTATGATTTAGGCGGATTAGAACTAGAAAAAGTATTAAAATATCAAGAAGTATTAAATGATTGTTTAAAAGATTACTTTATTCCACCTGAAGCAACACAGGTTTCACCATTGATTCCTTTCTCTCCAATGCCTGGTGGAGCGCTTACGGCAAACACACAAATGATGAGAGATAACGGTACTTTAGATAAATTCCCTGAAGTAATAAAAGCTATGAGAGAAGTAGTAGAAAAAGGTGGTTACGGAACATCAGTAACACCTGTTTCTCAATTTTACTGGCAACAAGCGTATGCAAACGTAATGTTTGGACCTTGGAAACAAATTGCACCTGGTTACGGGAAAATGGTTTTAGGATATTTCGGAAAAACTCCTGTTAAACCTGATGAAAAAGTAGTTGCATTTGCTGCTGAAAAACTAAAACTTGAACCAACAACTGAAAATCCTCTTGATATTGCAGATAGAGATGAAAAGAAAACAATGTCTTATTGGAGAGGAAGATTAGAAGAAGAAGGTATAGAAACATCAGATGAAAATGTTTTTATAGCTGCAGCTTGTAATGAAAAAGGTATTGCTTTCTTAAAAGGAAACGGTCCTTTAAGTGTAAGAAAAAATAGCGATCAAACTTGTGAAAACGATAAAGAATGTGAAGTAGGAGAAAATAAAGGTATGAGTAACGCAACTGGAAACTATACTGTAGTAGTAGATGGACAAAAATTTAATGTAACTGTAGCTGAAGGAGATGCTGATATTCAAGTAACTCCTGTGGCAGAAAAGTCAAATCCTGCACCAAGTGCTGCAGCACCTGCATCAACTGGAGGAACTGAAGTTCCTGCTACAGTTGCGGGAAATGTTTGGAAAGTTAACGTAAAAGTAGGTGATAGTGTTAAACAAGGTGATGTAGTAGCAATTCTAGAAGCAATGAAAATGGAAATCGATGTTGAAGCTCCTTGTGACGGTACAGTTTCTGCTATTTTAGCAAATCCTAGTGATCCTGTTGAAGAAGGTCAAGCTATAGCTACAATTAGTTAA
- a CDS encoding peptidoglycan synthetase, with protein MQISSIIDIIDGRLLNHPSISFIYSIKTNPRKVKEGDLFIVEHEEDIHTAIKNGAFALITQKNINITDDEIAWIYVDSVNETIKKLIRYLLSNKRLTAFYCNDISYELFKILKKPTVHSNIKIVPKELSKFFKFLDDLEENDTLICSDQRVLDDIYPVNFDFNTKKYEIHNLIEHSIFETTFSFKERYFSKLKLSSLYITEFLDVYSFLGFNCDLNKLKKFNYLKPIFVDKLINHTDYGKTDKFLIAQNNKELISKEINYLKTKYKYARIIYLTTEEIDDDSEYIHLSSLDELKSFLKKASFNAVYFMGVDYDELYEQVSKQSIEPSLI; from the coding sequence GTGCAGATCTCATCTATTATTGATATTATTGATGGAAGATTATTAAATCATCCATCAATCTCTTTTATATACTCAATAAAAACAAACCCTAGAAAAGTAAAAGAAGGAGATCTGTTTATTGTAGAACATGAAGAAGATATTCATACTGCAATAAAAAACGGTGCTTTTGCACTAATTACTCAAAAAAATATTAATATTACTGATGATGAAATTGCTTGGATTTATGTAGATTCAGTTAATGAAACAATAAAAAAACTAATAAGATATCTATTATCAAATAAAAGACTTACTGCTTTTTATTGTAATGATATCTCTTATGAACTATTTAAAATCTTAAAAAAGCCGACAGTTCATTCAAATATAAAAATTGTTCCAAAAGAATTATCAAAATTTTTTAAATTTTTAGATGATTTAGAAGAGAATGATACTTTAATATGTTCTGATCAAAGAGTTTTAGATGATATTTATCCTGTAAATTTTGATTTTAATACAAAAAAATATGAAATTCATAATCTTATTGAACATTCAATTTTTGAAACAACATTTAGTTTTAAAGAGAGATATTTTTCCAAGCTTAAACTCTCTAGTTTGTATATAACCGAGTTTTTAGATGTTTATAGCTTTTTAGGATTTAATTGCGATTTAAATAAATTAAAAAAATTTAACTATTTAAAACCTATTTTCGTGGATAAATTGATTAATCATACAGATTACGGTAAAACCGATAAATTTTTAATAGCTCAAAATAATAAAGAGTTAATTTCAAAAGAGATTAATTATTTAAAAACAAAATATAAATATGCAAGAATTATCTATTTAACTACGGAAGAGATAGATGATGATAGTGAATATATTCATTTAAGTTCTTTAGATGAACTTAAATCTTTTTTAAAGAAGGCTTCTTTTAACGCTGTCTATTTTATGGGCGTAGATTATGATGAACTTTATGAGCAAGTATCTAAACAGAGTATCGAGCCTTCACTGATTTAA